Proteins found in one Takifugu flavidus isolate HTHZ2018 chromosome 7, ASM371156v2, whole genome shotgun sequence genomic segment:
- the lrrc7 gene encoding leucine-rich repeat-containing protein 7 isoform X7, with protein MDNYSTLQLQCLEMTTKRKLIGRLVPCRCFRGEEEVISVLDYSHCSLQQVPKEIFSFERTLEELYLDANQIEELPKQLFSCQALKKLSMPDNDLSNLPTTIASLVNLKELDISKNGIQEFPDNIKCCKGLSVVEASVNPITKLPDGFTQLLNLTQLFLNDAFLEYLPANFGRLSKLRILELRENHLKTMPKSIHRLTQLERLDLGSNEFSDVPEVLEQIHSLKELWLDNNSLQSIPGCLGKLRQLRYLDLAKNRIETLDTDISGCEALEDLLLSSNMLQHLPDSIGMLKKLTTLKVDDNQLTSLPNTIGSAKPKQGLSLLEEFDCSCNELESLPPTIGYLHSLRTFAADENFLTELPREIGNCKNVTVMSLRSNKLEFLPDEIGQMTKLRVLNLSDNRLKNLPFTFTKLKDLAALWLSDNQSKALIPLQTEAHPETKQKVLTNYMFPQQPRHDEDYQSDSDSFNPTLWEEQRQQRMTVAFDFEDKKEEEDNSGKVKVEINLKRYPTPYPEDLKNMVKSVQSLVGKNVHTGLGHQHQHQHQLSAGTVTSVGPNMDHTHLSKEPYEPPWPLPPKEVTDREMQDFSQSQLMDQGSIHNSGIDIPKRKDKEDLTESSEDSMGGSPNDIRISDMRPTLVEPPIYKPKVVLLGKDKKESTDEEVDKLHCLNHSGSSATYSDYSPSQGSSGSSNPPANPHAHTHAHSHPHKHTPALPAPSKDQAPQSHWTNRLAQSFPKPIDSKPLLSQRETPPSGTLQQRGDRRPLSEPFDWSEAPHYDNTGFDAEESPMDASSSTGSQGNPPLGSKPRSQSTHGRRPLMRQERIVGVPLELDTQTLPFHSNQRSTPDNDPQSTGPSSQNPWQNWTRTPSPLEDRTAFPSKLDITPTSSPHPDRKNMDPRLDQSAGPLPGSWTYHNNQEDQNRKDQLSVSGGNKVTVVMSKSSDRLSPMMREMRSKFKKSQSIDEIDIGSYKVYSIPVDNYSSSIEQQTSLDRPELPGSMEQTSMARSQSAPMLDDELGFPGHGVNSQNQSAINQKPAIPHKAYHFDHNYNPQVTIDRRIPPPFPNTPDYINHAPKALEYISQTGKTLPKELVSPRYRDYPPLEMFSFAQSPINQDGTPSQQQPIPTPRSRPGFLRRADSLVSSTELALFRRVHEAQQEALQEAQYRHQTDPPLYSRAVAYSTPMEHSALPGVADGQSQMMHNKRNGRYDDDYPTYQEQKKPMIGYPTKSLTQRRPLSARSYSTETYGASQARPVSARPTMAALLEKMPPDYALATCPEKASEDTIKVRPVVPEKPEDITSRMPADWRQQLLRHIEAKRLDRSGVLKHNTLTLGMLCQGGGHGQGHTSTLNFNLYNNTKHEPPAGRWLPLPPPPSTNATPSQQGAILENDQEGVTGSSQWAPYSLGRRDVPPDNLIKKGYDGMMSKGGQYQPGMPLSVVPSGGPGQYQGNMSQGHAAPGQGYTSSGLPMVLSSSGNQPQYNPHSSHSSGHQSGLPSTNPQYHSNQGMIHSNQVVMTHTNPRPQSARCLLQTKGQKSTDGFHEQLCVRIEKNPGLGFSISGGISGQGNPFKPSDMGIFVTRVQHDGPAASVLQPGDKILQMQGHAGYLPSGFYLMHKSCKDTKGMTKEERMGELSDPKLSRKEVEGEWMWN; from the exons TGCAGTGTCTGGAAATGACCACTAAGCGGAAGCTGATTGGCCGGCTGGTGCCGTGCCGCTGTTTCCGGGGTGAAGAGGAGGTGATCTCGGTGTTGGACTACTCTCACTGCAGTCTGCAGCAGGTCCCCAAGGAGATCTTCAGCTTTGAGAGAACTTTGGAGGAGCTCTACCTAGATGCCAACCAGATAGAGGAACTACCCAAG CAACTCTTCAGCTGCCAGGCCTTGAAGAAGCTGAGCATGCCTGATAACGACCTGTCCAACCTACCAACCACCATTGCCAGCTTGGTTAACCTCAAAGAGCTGGACATCAGTAAAAACG GTATCCAGGAGTTTCCAGACAATATAAAATGCTGTAAAGGCCTGTCTGTGGTGGAGGCCAGCGTTAACCCCATCACCAA aCTCCCAGATGGTTTCACACAGCTCCTCAACCTGACCCAGCTCTTCTTAAATGATGCCTTCTTGGAATATTTACCAGCAAACTTTGGCAG GCTCTCAAAACTACGGATCTTGGAGCTGAGGGAGAACCACCTGAAAACCATGCCAAA GTCCATCCATAGACTGACACAGTTGGAGAGGTTGGATCTCGGTAGCAATGAATTCTCTGATGTG CCGGAGGTTTTGGAACAGATTCACAGCCTTAAAGAACTGTGGCTGGATAACAACTCCCTCCAGTCTATACCAGGG TGTCTAGGGAAACTTCGTCAGTTGCGGTACTTGGACTTGGCTAAGAACCGTATCGAGACGCTGGACACAGATATTTCAGGGTGTGAGGCCTTAGAGgacctgctgctctcctccaacATGCTGCAGCACCTGCCTGACAGTATAG GAATGTTGAAGAAGCTGACGACCTTAAAGGTGGACGACAACCAGCTGACCTCACTGCCTAACACCATCGGGAG TGCGAAGCCCAAGCAAGG TCTGTCGCTTTTGGAGGAGTTCGACTGTAGCTGTAATGAATTGGAGTCTTTGCCCCCCACCATCGGCTACCTTCACAGCCTGAGGACCTTTGCTGCAGATGAGAACTTCCTCACTGAGCTGCCCAGGGAG ATTGGTAACTGTAAGAACGTGACTGTAATGTCACTGCGGTCTAATAAATTGGAATTTCTTCCTGACGAGATTGGACAGATGACCAAACTACGAGTCCTCAACCTTAGTGACAACAg GTTAAAGAATCTACCGTTTACCTTCACTAAGCTGAAGGACCTGGCAGCTCTGTGGCTTTCTGACAATCAG TCTAAGGCTCTGATCCCGCTGCAGACAGAAGCCCACCCTGAAACCAAACAAAAGGTTTTGACCAACTACATGTTTCCTCAGCAACCGCGGCATGACGAGG attaTCAGTCGGACAGTGACAGCTTTAATCCTACCCTGTGGGAGgagcagagacagcagaggatgACTGTGGCCTTTGATTTTGAggacaagaaagaagaggaagacaatTCTGGGAAGGTCAAG gttGAGATAAACCTGAAGCGCTACCCAACACCCTACCCCGAGGACCTTAAGAACATGGTGAAGTCAGTGCAAAGCCTTGTGGGTAAAAATGTACACACGGGGCTtggacaccagcaccagcaccagcaccagctgaGCGCAGGCACTGTCACCTCAGTGGGACCCAACATGGACCATACACATCTCAGTAAAGAGCCATACGAACCACCGTGGCCGCTGCCTCCCAAAGAG gtgacagacagagagatgcAGGACTTCTCTCAGAGTCAGCTAATGGATCAGGGATCAATCCATAACTCTGGCATTGACATTCCCAAGAGGAAAGACAAAGAGGACCTGACTGAGAGCTCCGAG GACTCGATGGGCGGATCTCCTAATGACATCCGGATCTCAGATATGAGGCCCACACTGGTGGAGCCACCTATTTACAAACCAAAGGTGGTGTTATTGGGGAAAGACAAGAAAG AGTCGACAGATGAAGAGGTGGATAAGCTGCACTGTCTGAACCACAGCGGCTCGTCAGCCACCTACTCTGACTACTCTCCCTCGCagggctcctctggctcctccaaCCCTCCTGCCAAcccgcacgcgcacacgcacgcacactctcACCCGCATAAACACACTCCCGCTCTGCCAGCCCCGAGCAAGGACCAGGCTCCTCAGTCACACTGGACCAACAG aTTGGCTCAGTCATTCCCTAAGCCCATTGACTCCAAGCCCCTGCTATCTCAAAGAGAGACGCCTCCCTCAGGAACCCTGCAGCAGCGAGGAGATCGGCGGCCACTGAGTGAGCCCTTCGATTGGTCTGAGGCCCCTCACTATGACAACACAGGTTTTGATGCCGAGGAGTCCCCTATGGATGCTTCGTCATCTACTGGGAGTCAAGGAAACCCACCGCTGGGCTCCAAACCTCGCAGCCAGTCGACACACGGGCGGCGCCCTCTCATGAGGCAAGAGCGTATCGTAGGCGTGCCCCTGGAGCTGGACACTCAGACGCTACCTTTCCACAGCAACCAGCGTTCCACTCCAGACAATGACCCACAGTCCACTGGACCTTCTTCCCAGAACCCTTGGCAGAATTGGACCAGAACGCCCAGCCCTTTGGAAGACCGGActgcttttccttccaaactggaTATAACACCCACCTCCAGCCCACACCCTGACCGCAAGAACATGGACCCAAG GCTGGACCAAAGTGCAGGGCCTTTGCCTGGCAGCTGGACATACCACAACAACCAGGAGGATCAAAACAGGAAGGATCAGCTAAGTGTCAGTGGGGGCAACAAAGTGACAGTAGTGATGAGTAAAAGCTCTGACCGTTTGTCCCCCATGATGAGAGAGATGAGGTCCAAGTTTAAGAAATCGCAGAGCATTGATGAGATCGACATTGGCTCCTACAAAGTGTACAG TATTCCAGTGGACAACTACAGTTCTTCCATCGAGCAGCAGACAAGCCTGGACCGGCCCGAGTTGCCTGGCTCCATGGAGCAGACCAGTATGGCGCGGTCACAGTCTGCCCCCATGTTAGACGATGAGCTGGGATTCCCGGGACACGGAGTCAATAGTCAGAACCAGTCTGCAATAAACCAAAAACCTGCCATCCCGCACAAGGCGTATCATTTTGACCACAACTACAACCCACAG GTGACCATTGACCGTCGaatccctcctcccttccccaaTACACCGGATTATATTAACCACGCACCAAAGGCCTTGGAGTACATTagtcaaacaggaaaaacattaCCCAAAGAGTTGGTGAGCCCGCGGTATCGTGACTATCCACCGTTGGAGATGTTCTCTTTCGCTCAATCACCGATCAACCAGGACGGTACGCCCAGCCAGCAACAGCCCATCCCAACGCCGCGTTCCAGGCCGGGCTTTTTGAGGAGAGCGGATTCACTGGTGAGCTCAACAGAGCTCGCTTTGTTCCGAAGGGTTCATGaagcccagcaggaggccctGCAAGAGGCACAGTACAGACATCAG ACGGACCCCCCTCTTTACAGTCGGGCTGTGGCCTATTCCACCCCCATGGAGCACTCAGCCCTCCCCGGTGTGGCAGATGGTCAGAGCCAGATGATGCATAATAAGAGAAATGGTCGCTATGATGATGACTATCCCACCTaccaggagcagaagaagccaATGATTGGATACCCAACCAAGAGTTTGACTCAGCGTCGCCCCCTGTCGGCCAGAAGCTACAGCACCGAAACCTATGGAGCATCGCAG GCCCGTCCAGTGTCAGCTCGTCCCACCATGGCTGCCCTGCTGGAGAAGATGCCCCCTGACTATGCTCTGGCAACTTGCCCTGAGAAAGCATCTGAGGACACCATTAAAGTGAGACCTGTCGTACCAGAGAAGCCCGAGGATATCACCTCCAGGATGCCCGCTGATTGGAGACAGCAGCTCCTTCGCCACATTGAGGCCAAACGATTGGATAGG AGTGGTGTCCTAAAGCACAACACGCTCACGCTGGGCATGCTCTGTCAGGGCGGGGGTCACGGCCAGGGGCACACCAGCACTTTGAACTTTAACCTTTACAATAACACTAAGCAtgagccccctgctggccgcTGGTTGCCACTACCTCCTCCGCCGTCTACTAATGCC ACTCCGTCTCAGCAGGGTGCCATACTTGAAAACGACCAGGAGGGGGTGACAGGGAGCAGCCAATGGGCTCCCTACTCACTTGGCAGGAGGGATGTCCCGCCTGATAATCTCATTAAAAAG GGTTATGATGGGATGATGAGCAAAGGTGGACAGTACCAGCCAGGAATGCCACTGTCAGTGGTTCCCTCTGGGGGACCGGGTCAGTACCAGGGCAACATGTCTCAAG GTCACGCGGCTCCTGGGCAGGGGTACACTAGCTCGGGCCTACCCATGGTCCTGTCTTCATCTGGGAATCAGCCCCAGTACAACCCACATTCCTCTCACAGCTCGGGCCATCAGTCGGGCCTCCCCTCCACCAACCCACAGTACCACAGCAACCAGGGCATGATCCATAGCAACCAGGTTGTCATGACCCACACCAACCCACGACCACAGAGCGCTCGCTGCCTGTTGCAGACTAAAGGCCAGAAGAGCACAGATGGGTTTCACGAACAG ttGTGTGTGAGAATAGAGAAGAACCCTGGTCTTGGTTTCAGTATCTCTGGCGGCATCAGTGGCCAGGGGAACCCCTTCAAACCCTCTGATATG GGTATCTTTGTTACTAGGGTACAGCATGATGGACCCGCTGCATCTGTACTGCAGCCTGGAGACAAGATACTGCAG ATGCAGGGACACGCAGGATATTTACCCTCTGGCTTTTATTTGATGCATAAAAGCTGCAAGGACACAAAAGGGATGACAAAAGAAGAAAGGATGGGGGAATTAAGTGATCCAAAATTAAGTAGGAAAGAAGTGGAGGGTGAATGGATGTggaattaa
- the lrrc7 gene encoding leucine-rich repeat-containing protein 7 isoform X4 gives MDNYSTLQLQCLEMTTKRKLIGRLVPCRCFRGEEEVISVLDYSHCSLQQVPKEIFSFERTLEELYLDANQIEELPKQLFSCQALKKLSMPDNDLSNLPTTIASLVNLKELDISKNGIQEFPDNIKCCKGLSVVEASVNPITKLPDGFTQLLNLTQLFLNDAFLEYLPANFGRLSKLRILELRENHLKTMPKSIHRLTQLERLDLGSNEFSDVPEVLEQIHSLKELWLDNNSLQSIPGCLGKLRQLRYLDLAKNRIETLDTDISGCEALEDLLLSSNMLQHLPDSIGMLKKLTTLKVDDNQLTSLPNTIGSAKPKQGLSLLEEFDCSCNELESLPPTIGYLHSLRTFAADENFLTELPREIGNCKNVTVMSLRSNKLEFLPDEIGQMTKLRVLNLSDNRLKNLPFTFTKLKDLAALWLSDNQSKALIPLQTEAHPETKQKVLTNYMFPQQPRHDEDYQSDSDSFNPTLWEEQRQQRMTVAFDFEDKKEEEDNSGKVKVEINLKRYPTPYPEDLKNMVKSVQSLVGKNVHTGLGHQHQHQHQLSAGTVTSVGPNMDHTHLSKEPYEPPWPLPPKEVTDREMQDFSQSQLMDQGSIHNSGIDIPKRKDKEDLTESSEDSMGGSPNDIRISDMRPTLVEPPIYKPKVVLLGKDKKESTDEEVDKLHCLNHSGSSATYSDYSPSQGSSGSSNPPANPHAHTHAHSHPHKHTPALPAPSKDQAPQSHWTNRLAQSFPKPIDSKPLLSQRETPPSGTLQQRGDRRPLSEPFDWSEAPHYDNTGFDAEESPMDASSSTGSQGNPPLGSKPRSQSTHGRRPLMRQERIVGVPLELDTQTLPFHSNQRSTPDNDPQSTGPSSQNPWQNWTRTPSPLEDRTAFPSKLDITPTSSPHPDRKNMDPRLDQSAGPLPGSWTYHNNQEDQNRKDQLSVSGGNKVTVVMSKSSDRLSPMMREMRSKFKKSQSIDEIDIGSYKVYSIPVDNYSSSIEQQTSLDRPELPGSMEQTSMARSQSAPMLDDELGFPGHGVNSQNQSAINQKPAIPHKAYHFDHNYNPQVTIDRRIPPPFPNTPDYINHAPKALEYISQTGKTLPKELVSPRYRDYPPLEMFSFAQSPINQDGTPSQQQPIPTPRSRPGFLRRADSLVSSTELALFRRVHEAQQEALQEAQYRHQTDPPLYSRAVAYSTPMEHSALPGVADGQSQMMHNKRNGRYDDDYPTYQEQKKPMIGYPTKSLTQRRPLSARSYSTETYGASQARPVSARPTMAALLEKMPPDYALATCPEKASEDTIKVRPVVPEKPEDITSRMPADWRQQLLRHIEAKRLDRSGVLKHNTLTLGMLCQGGGHGQGHTSTLNFNLYNNTKHEPPAGRWLPLPPPPSTNATPSQQGAILENDQEGVTGSSQWAPYSLGRRDVPPDNLIKKTVHSHNPSSHQSHNTHMIVTSSSSSSSTTPHRVVNQQGYDGMMSKGGQYQPGMPLSVVPSGGPGQYQGNMSQGHAAPGQGYTSSGLPMVLSSSGNQPQYNPHSSHSSGHQSGLPSTNPQYHSNQGMIHSNQVVMTHTNPRPQSARCLLQTKGQKSTDGFHEQLCVRIEKNPGLGFSISGGISGQGNPFKPSDMGIFVTRVQHDGPAASVLQPGDKILQANGHSFLHIEHETAVSLLKSFQRMVDLTVLRDGSAH, from the exons TGCAGTGTCTGGAAATGACCACTAAGCGGAAGCTGATTGGCCGGCTGGTGCCGTGCCGCTGTTTCCGGGGTGAAGAGGAGGTGATCTCGGTGTTGGACTACTCTCACTGCAGTCTGCAGCAGGTCCCCAAGGAGATCTTCAGCTTTGAGAGAACTTTGGAGGAGCTCTACCTAGATGCCAACCAGATAGAGGAACTACCCAAG CAACTCTTCAGCTGCCAGGCCTTGAAGAAGCTGAGCATGCCTGATAACGACCTGTCCAACCTACCAACCACCATTGCCAGCTTGGTTAACCTCAAAGAGCTGGACATCAGTAAAAACG GTATCCAGGAGTTTCCAGACAATATAAAATGCTGTAAAGGCCTGTCTGTGGTGGAGGCCAGCGTTAACCCCATCACCAA aCTCCCAGATGGTTTCACACAGCTCCTCAACCTGACCCAGCTCTTCTTAAATGATGCCTTCTTGGAATATTTACCAGCAAACTTTGGCAG GCTCTCAAAACTACGGATCTTGGAGCTGAGGGAGAACCACCTGAAAACCATGCCAAA GTCCATCCATAGACTGACACAGTTGGAGAGGTTGGATCTCGGTAGCAATGAATTCTCTGATGTG CCGGAGGTTTTGGAACAGATTCACAGCCTTAAAGAACTGTGGCTGGATAACAACTCCCTCCAGTCTATACCAGGG TGTCTAGGGAAACTTCGTCAGTTGCGGTACTTGGACTTGGCTAAGAACCGTATCGAGACGCTGGACACAGATATTTCAGGGTGTGAGGCCTTAGAGgacctgctgctctcctccaacATGCTGCAGCACCTGCCTGACAGTATAG GAATGTTGAAGAAGCTGACGACCTTAAAGGTGGACGACAACCAGCTGACCTCACTGCCTAACACCATCGGGAG TGCGAAGCCCAAGCAAGG TCTGTCGCTTTTGGAGGAGTTCGACTGTAGCTGTAATGAATTGGAGTCTTTGCCCCCCACCATCGGCTACCTTCACAGCCTGAGGACCTTTGCTGCAGATGAGAACTTCCTCACTGAGCTGCCCAGGGAG ATTGGTAACTGTAAGAACGTGACTGTAATGTCACTGCGGTCTAATAAATTGGAATTTCTTCCTGACGAGATTGGACAGATGACCAAACTACGAGTCCTCAACCTTAGTGACAACAg GTTAAAGAATCTACCGTTTACCTTCACTAAGCTGAAGGACCTGGCAGCTCTGTGGCTTTCTGACAATCAG TCTAAGGCTCTGATCCCGCTGCAGACAGAAGCCCACCCTGAAACCAAACAAAAGGTTTTGACCAACTACATGTTTCCTCAGCAACCGCGGCATGACGAGG attaTCAGTCGGACAGTGACAGCTTTAATCCTACCCTGTGGGAGgagcagagacagcagaggatgACTGTGGCCTTTGATTTTGAggacaagaaagaagaggaagacaatTCTGGGAAGGTCAAG gttGAGATAAACCTGAAGCGCTACCCAACACCCTACCCCGAGGACCTTAAGAACATGGTGAAGTCAGTGCAAAGCCTTGTGGGTAAAAATGTACACACGGGGCTtggacaccagcaccagcaccagcaccagctgaGCGCAGGCACTGTCACCTCAGTGGGACCCAACATGGACCATACACATCTCAGTAAAGAGCCATACGAACCACCGTGGCCGCTGCCTCCCAAAGAG gtgacagacagagagatgcAGGACTTCTCTCAGAGTCAGCTAATGGATCAGGGATCAATCCATAACTCTGGCATTGACATTCCCAAGAGGAAAGACAAAGAGGACCTGACTGAGAGCTCCGAG GACTCGATGGGCGGATCTCCTAATGACATCCGGATCTCAGATATGAGGCCCACACTGGTGGAGCCACCTATTTACAAACCAAAGGTGGTGTTATTGGGGAAAGACAAGAAAG AGTCGACAGATGAAGAGGTGGATAAGCTGCACTGTCTGAACCACAGCGGCTCGTCAGCCACCTACTCTGACTACTCTCCCTCGCagggctcctctggctcctccaaCCCTCCTGCCAAcccgcacgcgcacacgcacgcacactctcACCCGCATAAACACACTCCCGCTCTGCCAGCCCCGAGCAAGGACCAGGCTCCTCAGTCACACTGGACCAACAG aTTGGCTCAGTCATTCCCTAAGCCCATTGACTCCAAGCCCCTGCTATCTCAAAGAGAGACGCCTCCCTCAGGAACCCTGCAGCAGCGAGGAGATCGGCGGCCACTGAGTGAGCCCTTCGATTGGTCTGAGGCCCCTCACTATGACAACACAGGTTTTGATGCCGAGGAGTCCCCTATGGATGCTTCGTCATCTACTGGGAGTCAAGGAAACCCACCGCTGGGCTCCAAACCTCGCAGCCAGTCGACACACGGGCGGCGCCCTCTCATGAGGCAAGAGCGTATCGTAGGCGTGCCCCTGGAGCTGGACACTCAGACGCTACCTTTCCACAGCAACCAGCGTTCCACTCCAGACAATGACCCACAGTCCACTGGACCTTCTTCCCAGAACCCTTGGCAGAATTGGACCAGAACGCCCAGCCCTTTGGAAGACCGGActgcttttccttccaaactggaTATAACACCCACCTCCAGCCCACACCCTGACCGCAAGAACATGGACCCAAG GCTGGACCAAAGTGCAGGGCCTTTGCCTGGCAGCTGGACATACCACAACAACCAGGAGGATCAAAACAGGAAGGATCAGCTAAGTGTCAGTGGGGGCAACAAAGTGACAGTAGTGATGAGTAAAAGCTCTGACCGTTTGTCCCCCATGATGAGAGAGATGAGGTCCAAGTTTAAGAAATCGCAGAGCATTGATGAGATCGACATTGGCTCCTACAAAGTGTACAG TATTCCAGTGGACAACTACAGTTCTTCCATCGAGCAGCAGACAAGCCTGGACCGGCCCGAGTTGCCTGGCTCCATGGAGCAGACCAGTATGGCGCGGTCACAGTCTGCCCCCATGTTAGACGATGAGCTGGGATTCCCGGGACACGGAGTCAATAGTCAGAACCAGTCTGCAATAAACCAAAAACCTGCCATCCCGCACAAGGCGTATCATTTTGACCACAACTACAACCCACAG GTGACCATTGACCGTCGaatccctcctcccttccccaaTACACCGGATTATATTAACCACGCACCAAAGGCCTTGGAGTACATTagtcaaacaggaaaaacattaCCCAAAGAGTTGGTGAGCCCGCGGTATCGTGACTATCCACCGTTGGAGATGTTCTCTTTCGCTCAATCACCGATCAACCAGGACGGTACGCCCAGCCAGCAACAGCCCATCCCAACGCCGCGTTCCAGGCCGGGCTTTTTGAGGAGAGCGGATTCACTGGTGAGCTCAACAGAGCTCGCTTTGTTCCGAAGGGTTCATGaagcccagcaggaggccctGCAAGAGGCACAGTACAGACATCAG ACGGACCCCCCTCTTTACAGTCGGGCTGTGGCCTATTCCACCCCCATGGAGCACTCAGCCCTCCCCGGTGTGGCAGATGGTCAGAGCCAGATGATGCATAATAAGAGAAATGGTCGCTATGATGATGACTATCCCACCTaccaggagcagaagaagccaATGATTGGATACCCAACCAAGAGTTTGACTCAGCGTCGCCCCCTGTCGGCCAGAAGCTACAGCACCGAAACCTATGGAGCATCGCAG GCCCGTCCAGTGTCAGCTCGTCCCACCATGGCTGCCCTGCTGGAGAAGATGCCCCCTGACTATGCTCTGGCAACTTGCCCTGAGAAAGCATCTGAGGACACCATTAAAGTGAGACCTGTCGTACCAGAGAAGCCCGAGGATATCACCTCCAGGATGCCCGCTGATTGGAGACAGCAGCTCCTTCGCCACATTGAGGCCAAACGATTGGATAGG AGTGGTGTCCTAAAGCACAACACGCTCACGCTGGGCATGCTCTGTCAGGGCGGGGGTCACGGCCAGGGGCACACCAGCACTTTGAACTTTAACCTTTACAATAACACTAAGCAtgagccccctgctggccgcTGGTTGCCACTACCTCCTCCGCCGTCTACTAATGCC ACTCCGTCTCAGCAGGGTGCCATACTTGAAAACGACCAGGAGGGGGTGACAGGGAGCAGCCAATGGGCTCCCTACTCACTTGGCAGGAGGGATGTCCCGCCTGATAATCTCATTAAAAAG ACTGTCCACTCTCACAATCCCTCTTCCCACcagtcacataacacacacatgattgtcacatcttcttcctcctcttcctccactacTCCTCATCGCGTGGTCAACCAACAGGGTTATGATGGGATGATGAGCAAAGGTGGACAGTACCAGCCAGGAATGCCACTGTCAGTGGTTCCCTCTGGGGGACCGGGTCAGTACCAGGGCAACATGTCTCAAG GTCACGCGGCTCCTGGGCAGGGGTACACTAGCTCGGGCCTACCCATGGTCCTGTCTTCATCTGGGAATCAGCCCCAGTACAACCCACATTCCTCTCACAGCTCGGGCCATCAGTCGGGCCTCCCCTCCACCAACCCACAGTACCACAGCAACCAGGGCATGATCCATAGCAACCAGGTTGTCATGACCCACACCAACCCACGACCACAGAGCGCTCGCTGCCTGTTGCAGACTAAAGGCCAGAAGAGCACAGATGGGTTTCACGAACAG ttGTGTGTGAGAATAGAGAAGAACCCTGGTCTTGGTTTCAGTATCTCTGGCGGCATCAGTGGCCAGGGGAACCCCTTCAAACCCTCTGATATG GGTATCTTTGTTACTAGGGTACAGCATGATGGACCCGCTGCATCTGTACTGCAGCCTGGAGACAAGATACTGCAG GCTAACGGGCATAGTTTTTTACACATAGAGCACGAGACAgctgtctctctgctgaagaGTTTCCAGCGGATGGTGGACTTGACAGTTCTAAGAGATGGCAGCGCACACTGA